A window of the Zeugodacus cucurbitae isolate PBARC_wt_2022May chromosome 2, idZeuCucr1.2, whole genome shotgun sequence genome harbors these coding sequences:
- the LOC105216682 gene encoding protein sarah, which produces MSASRANTPPSESDEATSHSHNNSGDTNHNKNSKLKSTQNSDGSCSADKLNSPDQDIYINQADGLPSQHPTLPDGEVDSDSEKEAVDPDSFDDLPTSIIVTNIHSEVFTNPELKQQMEELFRTFCDSATFQWLRSFRRLRVNYDNAIAAANARIKLHQYEFNKKTTITCYFAQPVTPVSNKNLQPPAPVKQFLISPPASPPAGWEPREENEPLVNHDLLAALASLTPGESHELHPQSEDQPGIIVHTAMLPEGAVSGPTIAGGAKPAIVQTKCPERA; this is translated from the coding sequence ATGTCGGCGTCACGCGCCAACACGCCACCTTCCGAGTCGGACGAGGCGACGTCACACAGCCACAACAATAGTGGTGAtacaaatcacaacaaaaattcaaaattgaaatcaACACAAAACAGCGACGGCAGCTGCAGCGCCGATAAACTAAACTCACCGGAccaagatatatacataaatcaagCCGATGGCTTGCCCAGCCAACATCCCACATTACCCGATGGCGAAGTGGACAGTGACAGCGAAAAGGAGGCCGTCGATCCGGATTCCTTCGACGACTTGCCCACATCCATAATTGTGACCAATATACACTCGGAGGTGTTTACCAATCCGGAACTGAAACAACaaatggaggagctctttcgcaCCTTCTGCGATTCGGCGACCTTCCAGTGGTTACGTAGCTTCCGACGTTTGCGCGTCAACTATGACAATGCCATAGCAGCGGCCAATGCACGCATCAAATTGCATCAGTATGAGTTTAATAAGAAGACGACGATAACTTGCTACTTCGCGCAGCCCGTAACGCCAGTCTCGAATAAGAATCTCCAACCACCAGCGCCGGTCAAGCAATTCCTAATCTCACCACCCGCTTCACCGCCAGCCGGTTGGGAGCCACGCGAAGAGAACGAGCCGCTGGTGAATCATGATCTCCTAGCGGCCTTGGCCAGTCTAACGCCAGGCGAGTCGCATGAGCTGCATCCGCAGAGCGAAGATCAGCCGGGCATTATTGTGCACACGGCCATGTTGCCGGAGGGTGCGGTGAGCGGACCCACCATAGCGGGCGGCGCAAAACCGGCCATTGTGCAGACCAAATGTCCGGAGCGTGCGTAA